A window of the Polaribacter sp. HaHaR_3_91 genome harbors these coding sequences:
- the rocD gene encoding ornithine--oxo-acid transaminase, giving the protein MTVLDKLTSKEAIELENKYGAHNYHPLPVVLSRGEGVYVWDAEGKKYYDFLSAYSAVNQGHCHPKIVDAMVNQAKTLTLTSRAFYNDVLGKYEKFATELFGFDKLLPMNTGAEAVETALKIARKWAYEVKGIKENKAEIIVCENNFHGRTTTIISFSNDPVARKNFGPYTKGFLKIEYDNLQELQEVLESSNNIAAFLVEPIQGEAGVYVPSEGYLAAAKKMCAEYNVLFIADEVQTGIARTGKMLAVDHENVKPDILILGKALSGGAYPVSAVLANNNIMDVIGPGNHGSTFGGNPVAAAVAIAALEVVAEENLAENAEALGIIFRAELTEFCKNNHLVESVRGKGLLNAILINDSEDSSTAWDICMKLKENGLLAKPTHGNIIRFAPPLVMNKAQLMDCISIIKNTISEFK; this is encoded by the coding sequence ATGACTGTTTTAGACAAATTAACTTCGAAAGAAGCGATTGAATTAGAGAACAAATATGGAGCACATAATTATCATCCACTTCCTGTGGTTTTAAGTAGGGGTGAAGGTGTTTATGTTTGGGATGCAGAAGGAAAAAAATATTATGACTTTTTATCAGCATATTCTGCTGTAAATCAAGGTCATTGTCATCCGAAAATAGTTGATGCAATGGTGAATCAAGCTAAAACCTTGACTTTAACTTCGCGAGCATTTTATAATGATGTATTGGGTAAGTATGAGAAATTTGCTACAGAACTTTTTGGTTTCGACAAATTATTACCAATGAATACTGGTGCTGAAGCGGTTGAAACTGCTTTAAAAATTGCTAGAAAATGGGCATATGAAGTAAAAGGAATTAAAGAGAATAAGGCGGAGATTATTGTTTGTGAGAATAATTTTCATGGTAGAACAACTACTATTATTTCGTTTTCTAATGATCCTGTTGCTAGAAAGAATTTTGGTCCTTACACGAAAGGTTTCCTCAAAATTGAATATGATAATTTACAAGAGTTACAAGAGGTTTTAGAAAGTAGTAATAATATTGCGGCTTTTTTGGTAGAACCGATACAGGGTGAAGCTGGTGTTTATGTACCTTCTGAAGGATATTTGGCTGCGGCAAAAAAAATGTGTGCAGAGTATAATGTTCTTTTTATTGCAGATGAAGTGCAAACAGGAATTGCAAGAACTGGTAAAATGTTGGCAGTTGATCATGAGAATGTGAAACCAGATATTTTAATTTTAGGTAAAGCGTTAAGTGGTGGTGCATATCCTGTTTCGGCTGTTTTAGCGAATAATAATATCATGGATGTTATTGGACCTGGTAATCATGGTTCTACATTTGGAGGAAACCCTGTGGCGGCAGCTGTTGCAATTGCGGCATTAGAAGTTGTTGCAGAAGAAAACTTAGCGGAAAATGCAGAAGCTTTAGGTATTATATTTAGAGCTGAATTAACTGAGTTTTGTAAAAACAACCATTTAGTAGAATCGGTTAGAGGAAAAGGTTTGTTAAATGCAATTTTAATTAATGATTCTGAAGATAGTTCTACAGCTTGGGATATTTGTATGAAATTAAAAGAGAATGGTTTATTGGCGAAACCTACTCATGGAAATATTATCCGTTTTGCACCACCATTGGTGATGAATAAAGCACAATTAATGGATTGTATTTCAATTATTAAAAATACAATTTCTGAATTTAAATAA
- a CDS encoding 3-oxoacyl-ACP synthase III family protein, protein MYNSKITGLGYYVPENVVTNNDLKEFMETSDEWIQERTGIKERRWIDPKTEDTTAVMGAKASRIAIERAGLTKDDIDFIVFATLSPDMYFPGGGVQVQEMLDMGTIPALDVRNQCSGFIYAMSVADQFIKTGMYKNVLVIGAENHSGGLDKSTRGRNISVIFGDGAGAAVLSRSEEAGKGILSSHLHSEGKHAKELVLEGPSTGKWVPGIIERNDPDDVSYFPYMNGQFVFKHAITRFSEAIVEGLAANKLEKEDIDMLIPHQANLRIAQFIQKMFKLSDDKVFNNIQKYGNTTAASVIIALTEAWEEGKIKDNDLVVLAAFGSGFTWGSVIIRW, encoded by the coding sequence ATGTATAATTCAAAAATAACGGGACTTGGGTATTATGTTCCAGAGAATGTTGTTACCAATAACGACTTAAAAGAGTTTATGGAAACTTCAGATGAATGGATTCAGGAACGAACAGGAATTAAAGAAAGACGTTGGATAGACCCAAAAACAGAAGACACAACGGCAGTTATGGGGGCAAAAGCATCTAGAATAGCAATTGAAAGAGCTGGGTTAACAAAAGATGATATCGATTTTATAGTATTTGCAACTTTAAGTCCGGATATGTATTTTCCTGGAGGTGGTGTGCAAGTGCAAGAAATGTTAGATATGGGAACAATTCCTGCATTAGATGTACGTAACCAATGTTCTGGTTTTATTTATGCGATGTCTGTTGCAGATCAATTTATTAAAACAGGAATGTATAAAAATGTTTTGGTAATTGGTGCTGAAAATCATTCTGGAGGATTAGACAAATCTACAAGAGGAAGAAATATTTCGGTTATTTTTGGTGATGGAGCAGGAGCTGCTGTACTTTCTAGAAGTGAAGAAGCAGGAAAAGGAATTTTATCTTCTCATTTACATTCGGAAGGAAAACATGCAAAAGAATTGGTTTTAGAAGGTCCGTCTACCGGAAAATGGGTCCCAGGAATTATTGAAAGAAATGATCCGGATGATGTTTCATACTTTCCTTACATGAATGGTCAGTTTGTTTTTAAACACGCCATAACACGTTTTTCTGAAGCAATTGTAGAAGGTTTAGCAGCAAATAAGTTAGAGAAAGAAGATATTGATATGTTAATTCCACATCAGGCAAATTTACGTATCGCACAGTTTATACAAAAGATGTTTAAATTGTCTGATGACAAGGTTTTTAATAATATTCAAAAATACGGAAACACAACTGCTGCTTCTGTAATTATTGCGTTAACCGAAGCTTGGGAAGAAGGTAAAATAAAAGACAACGATTTAGTTGTTTTAGCTGCTTTTGGAAGTGGATTTACTTGGGGAAGTGTAATTATTAGATGGTAA
- a CDS encoding quinone-dependent dihydroorotate dehydrogenase: MYKSIVRPIFFLFDPEKIHYFTFSLVKNLCKIPFVSSVFRSLYVVDDKRLEKNLFGLTFKNPVGLAAGFDKNAVLYNELANFGFGFIEIGTVTPKGQVGNPKKRLFRLKDDQGIINRMGFNNDGMEAAIKNLKKNKGQVIIGGNIGKNTATTPENYTQDYCEVFTELHPYVDYFVLNVSCPNVGSHAKLNDKDYLLELISACQNLNNKEKVQKPILLKIAPDLNNIQLDEIIELVHETKIDGVIASNTSTNRENLKASKERLSEIGNGGVSGQPVKNQSTAVIKYLADTSKKAFPIIGVGGIHSEKDALEKLNAGADLVQVYTGFIYEGPSLVKRINKAILKQS, from the coding sequence ATGTACAAATCTATTGTAAGACCGATTTTCTTTTTATTCGATCCAGAAAAAATTCATTACTTCACTTTTTCTTTAGTCAAAAACCTTTGTAAAATTCCTTTTGTTTCTTCTGTATTCAGAAGTTTATATGTGGTTGATGACAAACGATTAGAAAAAAACTTATTCGGATTAACCTTTAAGAACCCAGTAGGTTTGGCAGCAGGTTTCGATAAAAATGCAGTTTTGTATAATGAATTGGCAAATTTTGGTTTCGGATTTATAGAAATAGGAACCGTGACACCAAAAGGACAAGTTGGTAATCCTAAAAAAAGGTTATTTAGATTAAAAGACGATCAAGGAATTATAAATAGAATGGGGTTTAATAATGACGGAATGGAAGCTGCCATTAAAAACCTAAAAAAGAATAAAGGACAAGTTATTATTGGTGGAAACATTGGTAAAAATACAGCAACAACTCCAGAAAATTATACGCAAGATTATTGCGAGGTTTTTACAGAATTGCATCCATATGTAGATTATTTTGTATTAAATGTAAGCTGTCCAAATGTAGGTAGCCATGCAAAATTAAATGATAAAGACTATTTATTAGAATTAATTTCTGCTTGTCAGAATCTTAATAATAAAGAAAAAGTACAAAAACCAATTTTATTAAAAATTGCTCCCGATCTAAATAATATCCAGTTAGATGAAATTATTGAATTGGTGCATGAAACAAAAATTGATGGTGTAATTGCTTCAAATACTTCTACAAATAGAGAAAATCTAAAAGCTTCAAAAGAACGTTTGTCAGAAATAGGAAATGGTGGGGTTAGTGGTCAACCCGTTAAAAACCAAAGTACAGCTGTAATTAAATACTTAGCAGATACCTCAAAAAAAGCTTTTCCTATAATCGGAGTAGGAGGTATTCACTCAGAAAAAGATGCGTTAGAAAAACTAAATGCTGGTGCAGATTTAGTACAAGTATACACAGGTTTTATTTACGAAGGACCAAGTTTGGTAAAACGAATTAATAAAGCAATTCTAAAACAATCTTAA
- a CDS encoding cupin domain-containing protein, translated as MKLVHTNTLPEIGTSHDENIMKKVFIESGEIPQLMMFGAATLTPGQAVETHKHDTMYEVFYIQSGKAEFIVNDKKMIVVPGDCITIEQGELHSMNNPFSENVTWVYFGIATDIQD; from the coding sequence ATGAAACTCGTACACACAAATACATTACCAGAAATTGGCACAAGTCACGATGAGAATATCATGAAAAAAGTATTTATAGAAAGTGGAGAAATTCCTCAATTAATGATGTTTGGTGCTGCCACACTTACTCCTGGACAAGCTGTAGAAACGCATAAACATGATACGATGTACGAAGTTTTTTATATACAATCTGGTAAAGCAGAATTTATTGTGAATGATAAAAAAATGATTGTAGTTCCCGGAGATTGTATCACAATTGAGCAAGGAGAATTACACTCAATGAACAATCCATTTTCAGAAAACGTAACTTGGGTTTATTTTGGAATTGCAACAGACATACAAGACTAA
- a CDS encoding DUF5362 family protein, which translates to MIHNPITQLEQLTITKASKNFLKETAKWAKFLSIIGFILIAIMLVFSVFATTIFELAGKMQPGMPESLGLTMTVTYLVLAIIYFFPVYYLLQFSNKMKTALSTKNDETLAKAFEMLKSHYKFIGVFTIITMSLYALLIVAAVFGGL; encoded by the coding sequence ATGATACACAATCCTATTACTCAATTAGAACAGCTTACAATAACTAAGGCTTCTAAGAATTTTTTAAAAGAAACAGCTAAATGGGCAAAATTCTTGTCAATTATTGGTTTTATCTTAATTGCAATCATGCTTGTTTTTTCTGTTTTTGCTACAACTATTTTCGAATTGGCAGGTAAAATGCAACCTGGTATGCCTGAGAGTTTAGGATTAACAATGACAGTAACTTATTTGGTACTAGCCATTATTTATTTTTTTCCGGTGTATTACTTATTACAATTCTCTAATAAAATGAAAACTGCATTGTCTACAAAAAATGATGAAACTTTAGCTAAAGCTTTTGAGATGTTAAAATCTCACTATAAGTTTATAGGAGTTTTTACTATTATAACCATGTCCTTATATGCTTTGTTAATTGTTGCTGCAGTTTTTGGTGGACTTTAG
- the htpG gene encoding molecular chaperone HtpG, producing MAKGNINVSVENIFPLIKKFLYSDHEIFLRELISNGTDATSKLKHLIAIGEAKTELGDAKIEISIDKEAKTITIKDQGLGMTADEVEKYINQIAFSGAEEFLDKYKDNEAGIIGHFGLGFYSAFMVAEKVELITKSFKDEPAAHWTCDGSPEFTLVESDKADRGTEIILHVAEDSLDFLEESKIGGLLNKYNRFNQVPIKFGTEEINDPEFTPATTTDADGKETTEPHKKITVDNIINNTEPAWTKAPADLSDEDYENFYRELYPMQFEESLFHIHLNVDYPFNLTGILFFPKLSTSMDMQKDKIQLYQNQVFVTDNVEGIVPDFLQMLKGVIDSPDIPLNVSRSGLQADGAVKKISGYITKKVADKLSSIFKKDRADFETKWNDIKVIIEYGMLSEDKFFDKAKKFALYPTVADTYFTFDELIEKTKDSQTDKEGNHVLLYTSNKEAQHSYIQDATAKGYEVLLLDSPIISHLMQKLEGGDAKVKFSRVDADHVDNLIKKDDNVISKLSEDEIATLKPIIEGAVNSKTYTVQLEAMDSASSPFMITVPEFMRRMKEMQASGGGGMMGMGNFPDMYNLVVNTNSPLVADILNNKDEAAQKGLISQAFDLAKLSQNLLHGEELTNFIKRSYALIK from the coding sequence ATGGCAAAAGGAAATATTAATGTATCAGTAGAAAATATTTTTCCACTAATTAAAAAATTCTTGTACTCAGATCACGAAATCTTTTTACGTGAATTAATTTCTAACGGAACAGATGCAACTTCTAAACTAAAGCATTTAATTGCTATTGGTGAAGCTAAAACTGAATTAGGTGATGCTAAAATTGAAATCAGCATAGATAAAGAGGCTAAGACAATAACTATTAAAGATCAAGGTTTAGGAATGACTGCAGATGAAGTTGAAAAATACATCAACCAAATTGCATTTTCTGGAGCTGAAGAATTTTTAGACAAATATAAAGACAACGAAGCTGGTATTATTGGTCATTTTGGACTAGGTTTTTACTCTGCTTTTATGGTTGCAGAAAAAGTAGAATTAATTACAAAATCTTTTAAAGATGAGCCTGCTGCTCATTGGACTTGTGATGGTTCTCCAGAATTTACACTAGTAGAAAGCGATAAAGCAGACAGAGGAACTGAAATTATTTTACATGTTGCAGAAGATTCTTTAGACTTCTTAGAAGAAAGTAAAATTGGAGGTTTATTAAACAAATACAATCGTTTTAACCAAGTGCCAATTAAATTTGGAACAGAAGAAATTAACGATCCTGAGTTTACACCTGCAACTACAACAGATGCTGATGGGAAAGAAACTACAGAGCCTCATAAAAAAATTACAGTTGATAATATCATCAACAACACAGAACCTGCTTGGACAAAAGCGCCTGCAGATTTAAGTGATGAAGATTATGAAAACTTCTACAGAGAATTGTATCCAATGCAATTTGAAGAGTCATTATTCCACATTCATTTAAATGTAGATTATCCTTTTAACTTAACAGGTATTTTATTTTTCCCTAAGTTATCTACCTCAATGGATATGCAAAAGGACAAAATTCAATTATACCAAAACCAAGTTTTTGTAACGGATAATGTAGAAGGAATTGTTCCTGATTTCTTACAAATGCTAAAAGGTGTTATCGATTCTCCAGACATTCCATTAAACGTTTCTCGTTCTGGTTTACAGGCAGACGGAGCGGTAAAGAAAATTTCTGGTTACATTACTAAAAAAGTAGCCGATAAATTATCTTCTATATTCAAAAAAGACAGAGCAGATTTTGAAACAAAATGGAATGATATTAAAGTAATTATTGAGTACGGAATGTTGTCTGAAGATAAATTCTTTGACAAAGCGAAGAAATTTGCATTGTACCCAACAGTTGCAGACACATATTTTACGTTTGATGAATTAATTGAAAAAACAAAAGATTCTCAGACTGATAAAGAAGGAAATCACGTTCTTTTATATACATCAAACAAAGAAGCACAACACAGTTATATTCAAGATGCAACAGCAAAAGGATATGAAGTATTGTTATTAGATTCTCCTATTATTTCTCATTTAATGCAGAAATTAGAAGGTGGTGATGCTAAAGTAAAATTCTCTAGAGTAGATGCAGATCACGTAGATAATTTAATTAAGAAAGACGATAACGTAATTTCTAAATTATCTGAAGATGAAATTGCAACTTTAAAACCAATTATTGAAGGTGCCGTAAATTCTAAAACATATACGGTTCAATTAGAAGCGATGGATTCTGCTTCTTCTCCGTTTATGATTACAGTGCCAGAATTTATGCGTAGAATGAAAGAAATGCAAGCTTCTGGTGGTGGTGGAATGATGGGAATGGGTAATTTCCCAGACATGTATAACTTAGTTGTTAATACAAACAGCCCGTTAGTTGCTGATATTTTAAATAATAAAGATGAAGCTGCTCAGAAAGGTTTAATTTCTCAAGCTTTTGATTTAGCTAAATTATCTCAAAACCTTTTACATGGTGAAGAGTTAACAAACTTTATAAAACGTTCTTACGCGTTAATCAAGTAA
- a CDS encoding LysE family translocator, with product MVETLISFAFATVILAISPGPDNIFVLTQSIVNGTKYGIATVLGLMSGCLVHTTLVAFGVSAIIKENESLFFIIKLLGASYLLFLAYKVYKSDAEIVLSNNNIQKESTFKLFKKGFIMNVLNPKVALFFLAFFPQFLFSRTMSSVVQFYTLGALFIVVSFLVFTIITILAGSISSYLKEHAKVGVYLKWGQIIVFTFIAFMILL from the coding sequence ATGGTAGAAACTTTGATCTCTTTTGCCTTTGCAACAGTTATTTTAGCAATTTCTCCAGGTCCAGACAATATTTTTGTACTAACACAGAGTATTGTAAACGGAACAAAATATGGTATCGCGACAGTTTTAGGCTTAATGTCTGGTTGTTTGGTGCACACTACATTAGTCGCTTTCGGAGTATCGGCAATCATCAAAGAAAATGAAAGTCTCTTCTTTATCATTAAATTATTAGGAGCAAGTTATCTGCTCTTTTTAGCGTACAAAGTCTATAAAAGTGATGCTGAAATAGTCTTGTCCAATAACAATATTCAAAAAGAGTCTACATTTAAACTATTCAAAAAGGGGTTTATAATGAATGTATTAAACCCTAAAGTTGCTTTATTCTTTTTAGCATTTTTTCCTCAGTTTTTGTTTTCTAGAACGATGTCAAGCGTTGTTCAGTTTTATACTTTAGGAGCTCTTTTTATTGTGGTGTCTTTTTTAGTATTTACAATCATTACAATTTTAGCAGGCAGTATTTCTAGCTATTTAAAAGAACACGCTAAAGTAGGAGTGTATCTAAAATGGGGACAAATAATTGTATTTACTTTCATTGCATTTATGATTTTGTTATAA
- a CDS encoding GNAT family N-acetyltransferase — protein sequence MISIKKAALEDVKALAKVGEKAFLVPHKEAISKEMMDAYISTSFNEQNLIEEITNKKFQYNLIFKGDVLAGYSKIIINYKNENIKETNVTKMERLYLLEEFYGAGLGKQLFTHNLELAKQQNQKGIWLYVWVKNYKAIDFYKKAGFKKIADYDFPVSKTETRPNDVFYLEF from the coding sequence ATGATTTCAATTAAAAAAGCAGCTTTAGAAGATGTTAAAGCATTAGCTAAAGTTGGTGAAAAAGCATTTTTAGTTCCACATAAAGAAGCCATTTCTAAGGAAATGATGGATGCTTATATTAGTACTAGTTTTAATGAGCAAAACTTAATTGAAGAGATAACCAATAAGAAGTTTCAATATAATTTAATTTTTAAAGGTGATGTTTTAGCTGGTTATTCTAAGATTATTATCAATTACAAAAACGAAAACATAAAGGAAACCAATGTTACAAAAATGGAACGTTTGTACTTATTGGAAGAGTTTTATGGAGCAGGTTTAGGTAAACAATTATTTACACACAATTTAGAGTTAGCCAAACAACAAAATCAAAAAGGTATTTGGTTGTATGTATGGGTAAAAAACTACAAAGCAATCGATTTTTACAAAAAAGCAGGCTTTAAAAAAATAGCAGATTATGATTTTCCTGTTTCTAAAACAGAAACGAGACCTAATGATGTTTTTTATTTAGAGTTTTAA
- a CDS encoding dihydrolipoamide acetyltransferase family protein yields the protein MARFELKLPKMGESVAEATITSWLKEVGDTIELDEAVVEIATDKVDSEIPSEVAGTLIEILFEKDDVVAVGATIAIIEIEGEGSGAEPVAASGNAEKSPVVEIEKTIEKAVDTVSTPIAKVSDSGKFYSPLVRNIAQTEGISMSELESISGSGKDDRVTKEDILSYIENRGEVIKETPSEAPVKAEAPKKIEKTVAKAAPISVNGEDEIIEMSRMGKLISKHMVDSIQTSAHVQSFIEIDVTNIVNWRNKVKDAFFKREGEKLTFTPIFMQAIATTIKKYPLINIAVNGDTIIKKKNINLGMAAALPDGNLIVPVIKNADQLSLVGITKSVNDLANRARNNALKPDDIQGGTYTVTNVGGFGSIMGTPIINQPQVAILALGAIRKVPAVIETPEGDFIGIRQKMFVSHSYDHRVVNGALGGMFIKTLKDILEAWDINQDF from the coding sequence ATGGCGAGATTTGAATTGAAATTACCTAAAATGGGAGAAAGTGTTGCAGAAGCAACGATAACTTCTTGGTTAAAAGAAGTTGGAGATACCATTGAATTAGATGAAGCTGTGGTAGAAATTGCTACAGATAAAGTAGACTCAGAAATTCCTTCTGAAGTTGCTGGTACATTAATAGAAATTTTATTTGAAAAAGATGATGTTGTTGCTGTTGGAGCAACCATTGCAATTATAGAAATAGAAGGAGAAGGTTCTGGTGCAGAACCAGTTGCTGCATCTGGAAATGCAGAAAAGTCTCCAGTGGTAGAGATAGAAAAAACGATTGAAAAAGCTGTTGACACCGTTTCTACACCAATTGCTAAAGTTTCTGATTCTGGTAAGTTTTATTCACCTTTGGTTAGAAATATTGCACAAACGGAAGGTATTTCTATGAGCGAATTAGAATCTATTTCTGGTTCGGGTAAAGATGATAGAGTTACTAAAGAAGACATCCTTTCTTATATAGAAAATAGAGGTGAAGTTATTAAAGAAACACCATCAGAAGCTCCTGTTAAAGCTGAAGCTCCTAAAAAAATAGAGAAAACGGTTGCTAAAGCAGCACCAATTTCTGTAAATGGAGAAGATGAAATAATAGAAATGAGTAGAATGGGGAAATTGATTTCTAAGCACATGGTAGATTCTATACAGACTTCTGCACATGTACAATCATTTATAGAAATTGATGTAACCAATATTGTAAATTGGAGAAATAAGGTTAAAGATGCTTTCTTTAAAAGAGAAGGAGAGAAATTAACTTTTACACCAATTTTTATGCAAGCAATTGCTACTACAATTAAAAAATATCCTTTAATTAATATTGCTGTTAATGGTGATACCATTATTAAAAAGAAAAATATTAATTTAGGAATGGCTGCTGCGTTACCAGATGGAAACTTAATTGTTCCTGTCATTAAAAATGCAGATCAGCTTAGTTTGGTAGGAATTACCAAATCAGTTAATGATTTAGCTAATAGAGCAAGAAATAATGCTTTAAAGCCAGATGATATACAAGGAGGAACTTATACAGTTACAAATGTTGGTGGTTTTGGTTCTATTATGGGAACACCAATTATTAATCAACCACAGGTTGCTATTTTAGCCTTAGGAGCTATTAGAAAAGTGCCGGCGGTTATAGAAACTCCAGAAGGTGATTTTATAGGAATTAGACAAAAAATGTTTGTATCACATTCTTATGATCATAGAGTTGTAAATGGTGCTTTAGGTGGTATGTTTATTAAAACTTTAAAAGATATTTTAGAAGCTTGGGACATAAACCAAGACTTCTAG
- a CDS encoding neutral zinc metallopeptidase — translation MKWKGNRKSSNVEDRRGASSGGSSGGLGSLSPMIIGLLLKLVTSKKGLIIVGIVLAVMYFTGNNPLNFITGNTGNQIESSTTYKGTAKENELAEFSNQVLRSTEDVWNQIIQDYREPTLVLFTGSVNSACGSASSATGPFYCPGDEKLYIDLSFFEEMERNLNAPGDFAQAYVIAHEVGHHIQTITGISKKVQALRGKVSQTEYNKYSVMLELQADFYAGVWAHHSQKDNLILDDNDLEEALNAANAIGDDRLQKQSTGRVVPDSFTHGTSAQRMRWFKKGFDTGDVNQGDTFSASSL, via the coding sequence ATGAAGTGGAAAGGAAATAGAAAAAGTTCTAATGTAGAAGACAGAAGAGGCGCCTCTTCTGGCGGGAGTTCTGGTGGTTTAGGTAGTTTAAGTCCTATGATAATTGGACTTTTATTAAAATTAGTGACTTCTAAAAAAGGATTAATTATTGTTGGTATTGTATTAGCTGTCATGTATTTTACAGGCAATAATCCCTTAAACTTTATTACAGGAAATACTGGGAATCAAATAGAATCTTCAACTACTTACAAAGGAACAGCTAAAGAAAATGAGTTGGCAGAATTTAGCAACCAAGTTTTAAGAAGTACAGAAGATGTTTGGAACCAAATTATACAAGATTATAGAGAACCTACTTTAGTTCTTTTTACAGGCTCTGTGAATTCTGCTTGCGGAAGTGCTTCTAGCGCAACCGGTCCTTTCTATTGTCCTGGTGATGAAAAACTATACATAGATTTAAGTTTTTTTGAAGAAATGGAAAGAAACTTAAATGCTCCTGGAGATTTTGCACAAGCGTATGTAATTGCACATGAAGTTGGTCATCACATTCAAACCATAACAGGTATCAGTAAAAAAGTACAAGCTTTACGAGGTAAGGTGAGTCAAACAGAATACAACAAATACTCTGTTATGTTAGAATTACAAGCAGATTTTTACGCTGGTGTTTGGGCGCATCATTCTCAAAAAGATAATTTAATTTTAGATGACAATGATTTAGAAGAAGCATTAAACGCTGCAAATGCTATTGGAGACGATCGTTTACAAAAACAATCTACAGGACGCGTAGTTCCAGACTCTTTTACCCACGGAACTTCTGCGCAAAGAATGCGTTGGTTTAAAAAAGGTTTTGATACTGGCGATGTAAACCAAGGTGATACTTTTAGTGCAAGTTCTTTATAA
- a CDS encoding DUF3124 domain-containing protein, with protein MKNYTLLIVLNLLLFNCTDKKEVSSVDFKNWSKRHLAINTKDSLEYGKSYLSVYSQIYSVSEHKTHSLTAMVSLRNTSDKDTIYLLKAEYYDTKGKPVRSYFDKTIFLAPLETTEIIIDEVEKNGETGSNFIFEWKIPKDCPEPLFEGIMNSTKGQQGLSFTTQSRRIK; from the coding sequence ATGAAAAACTACACATTACTAATAGTACTTAACTTACTGCTTTTTAATTGTACAGATAAAAAAGAAGTAAGCTCTGTAGATTTTAAAAATTGGTCTAAAAGACACTTAGCAATCAACACGAAAGATTCTTTAGAGTACGGTAAATCTTATCTTTCTGTGTACTCACAAATTTACAGTGTATCAGAACATAAAACCCATAGTTTAACTGCTATGGTTAGTTTGCGGAATACAAGTGACAAAGACACTATCTATTTGTTAAAAGCAGAATATTACGATACAAAAGGAAAACCTGTACGTTCTTATTTTGATAAAACAATCTTTTTAGCTCCTTTAGAAACTACAGAAATTATCATTGATGAAGTTGAAAAAAATGGAGAAACGGGTTCTAATTTTATTTTCGAATGGAAAATACCAAAAGATTGCCCAGAACCTTTATTTGAAGGAATCATGAATTCTACCAAAGGTCAACAAGGATTGTCTTTTACAACACAGTCTAGAAGAATTAAATAA